A DNA window from Actinokineospora baliensis contains the following coding sequences:
- a CDS encoding epoxide hydrolase family protein, protein MTNTSIRPFRVEIPQADLDDLADRLARTRLPQPAPGDDWATGTPNHYLRQAVVAWRVFDWRAAEERINSHPHFITDIEGQPIHFIHVESPRADAVPLLLLHTYPGSSVDYLDMIDQLVHPAAGEQAFHLVIPDAPGFGFSTPVTEAGWTSARTAPAYDALMRRLGYDSYGAHGSDQGAIIARELGLLAPAGFLGLHVLQLFSFPSGDPAEFERLEPQDYASLEHMQWFQKVGGYNTMNASRPQTIAAGLSDSPVGLLAYSELFHSFGNGTSLVPLETVLLEVSVAWFTNAAAGMARSYYENANAPESTAVNNSPTGVAVFRDDFQTIRVFAERDNTAITHWSRFNQGGHFAALEVPELVAADIRAFFATRR, encoded by the coding sequence ATGACGAACACGAGCATCCGCCCCTTCCGCGTCGAGATCCCCCAGGCCGACCTGGACGACCTGGCCGACCGCCTGGCCAGGACCCGGCTGCCCCAGCCCGCGCCCGGGGACGACTGGGCCACCGGCACGCCGAACCACTACCTGCGCCAGGCCGTCGTCGCGTGGCGGGTGTTCGACTGGCGGGCCGCCGAGGAGCGGATCAACTCGCACCCGCACTTCATCACCGACATCGAGGGGCAGCCGATCCACTTCATCCACGTCGAGTCGCCGCGCGCCGACGCGGTCCCGCTGCTGCTCCTGCACACCTACCCGGGGTCGTCGGTGGACTACCTGGACATGATCGACCAGCTCGTCCACCCCGCGGCGGGTGAGCAGGCGTTCCACCTGGTGATCCCGGACGCGCCCGGGTTCGGGTTCTCCACGCCGGTCACCGAGGCCGGGTGGACCTCCGCCCGCACCGCCCCCGCCTACGACGCCCTGATGCGCCGCCTCGGGTACGACAGCTACGGCGCGCACGGGTCCGACCAGGGCGCGATCATCGCGAGGGAGCTGGGCCTGCTCGCCCCCGCCGGGTTCCTGGGCCTGCACGTGCTGCAGCTGTTCTCCTTCCCCTCCGGCGACCCGGCCGAGTTCGAGCGCCTGGAGCCGCAGGACTACGCGAGCCTGGAGCACATGCAGTGGTTCCAGAAGGTCGGCGGCTACAACACGATGAACGCCAGCCGCCCCCAGACCATCGCCGCGGGGCTGAGCGACTCCCCCGTCGGCCTCCTCGCCTACAGCGAGCTGTTCCACTCCTTCGGCAACGGCACGTCACTCGTCCCGCTGGAAACGGTGCTGCTGGAGGTTTCCGTGGCCTGGTTCACCAACGCGGCCGCGGGAATGGCGCGCTCGTACTACGAGAACGCGAACGCGCCCGAGTCCACGGCGGTCAACAACAGCCCGACCGGAGTGGCCGTCTTCCGCGACGACTTCCAGACCATCAGGGTCTTCGCCGAACGCGACAACACCGCCATCACCCACTGGAGCCGCTTCAACCAGGGCGGTCACTTCGCGGCCCTGGAAGTCCCCGAACTGGTGGCCGCCGACATCCGCGCGTTCTTCGCCACGCGGCGCTAG